One genomic window of Arthrobacter caoxuetaonis includes the following:
- the exaC gene encoding acetaldehyde dehydrogenase ExaC, with protein sequence MTVYAQPGQNDSLVSFKPRYENWIGGEWVAPVKGGYFENVSPVTGKVFCEVARGTSEDIDLALDAAHKAAPAWGKTSVAERANILNRIADRIEENLEMLAVAETWDNGKPVRETLAADMPLAMDHFRYFAGAIRAQEGTLSQIDDNTTAYHFHEPLGVVGQIIPWNFPILMATWKLAPALAAGNAVVLKPAEQTPASILVLAELIADLLPAGVLNIVNGFGVEAGKPLASSKRIRKIAFTGETTTGRLIMQYASQNLIPVTLELGGKSPNIFFADVAAQDDAFYDKALEGFNMFALNQGEVCTCPSRALVQESVYDSFMNDALARTAQMIQGNPLDTNTMVGAQASNDQLEKILSYMDIAGQEGAKVLAGGKRNMLDGDLAGGYYVEPTVFEGTNNMRIFQEEIFGPVVSVTRFSDYGEAMAIANDTLYGLGAGVWSRNGNTAYRAGRDIQAGRVWVNNYHAYPAHAAFGGYKSSGIGRENHAMMLDHYQQTKNLLVSYAESKQGFF encoded by the coding sequence ATGACCGTTTACGCGCAGCCAGGCCAGAATGACTCACTGGTTTCTTTCAAACCGCGGTATGAGAACTGGATTGGCGGAGAATGGGTGGCCCCCGTCAAGGGAGGCTACTTCGAGAACGTATCGCCCGTGACCGGCAAGGTCTTCTGCGAGGTAGCCCGCGGCACCTCCGAGGACATTGACCTGGCCCTGGACGCGGCCCACAAGGCAGCACCGGCCTGGGGTAAGACGTCAGTGGCCGAAAGGGCCAACATCCTGAACCGGATTGCCGACCGGATCGAAGAGAACCTCGAGATGCTGGCCGTCGCCGAGACCTGGGACAACGGCAAGCCCGTTCGCGAGACCCTCGCCGCCGACATGCCGCTGGCAATGGATCACTTCCGGTACTTCGCCGGTGCCATCCGCGCCCAGGAAGGCACACTGTCCCAGATTGACGACAACACCACTGCGTACCACTTCCATGAGCCGCTCGGCGTCGTGGGACAGATCATCCCCTGGAACTTCCCCATCCTCATGGCCACCTGGAAGCTGGCTCCGGCGCTCGCAGCCGGCAACGCCGTTGTGCTCAAGCCCGCAGAGCAGACCCCCGCCTCGATCCTGGTGCTGGCGGAACTGATCGCGGACCTGCTGCCCGCCGGCGTGCTGAACATCGTCAACGGCTTCGGCGTTGAAGCCGGAAAACCGCTGGCCTCATCCAAGCGGATCCGGAAGATCGCCTTCACCGGTGAGACCACCACCGGACGCCTGATCATGCAGTACGCCAGCCAGAACCTGATTCCGGTCACCCTGGAGCTCGGCGGAAAGAGCCCCAATATCTTCTTTGCCGACGTGGCCGCGCAGGACGATGCCTTCTACGACAAGGCGCTGGAGGGCTTCAACATGTTCGCCCTTAACCAGGGCGAGGTCTGCACCTGTCCTTCCCGGGCCCTCGTGCAGGAGTCCGTCTATGACAGCTTCATGAACGACGCGCTGGCCCGGACCGCACAGATGATCCAGGGAAACCCGCTGGACACCAACACCATGGTGGGTGCCCAGGCCTCCAACGACCAGCTGGAGAAGATCCTCTCCTACATGGACATCGCCGGGCAGGAAGGTGCCAAGGTCCTCGCCGGAGGCAAGCGCAACATGCTCGACGGCGATCTGGCCGGCGGCTACTACGTTGAGCCGACCGTTTTTGAGGGCACCAACAATATGCGCATCTTCCAGGAGGAGATCTTCGGCCCGGTGGTGTCGGTGACGCGGTTCTCTGATTACGGTGAGGCCATGGCGATCGCCAACGACACCCTTTACGGTCTGGGTGCAGGCGTCTGGTCCCGGAACGGCAACACCGCTTACCGTGCCGGCCGTGACATCCAGGCCGGACGTGTCTGGGTGAACAACTACCACGCGTACCCCGCGCATGCGGCCTTCGGCGGGTACAAGTCCTCCGGCATCGGACGCGAGAATCACGCCATGATGCTGGACCACTACCAGCAGACCAAGAACCTGCTGGTCAGCTACGCCGAATCCAAGCAGGGCTTCTTCTAG
- a CDS encoding DHA2 family efflux MFS transporter permease subunit has protein sequence MSSAQSGSSTAPGASRYIRYRWWGLLAISLGVAMIIMDATIVSVSVPSIVGDLGISSTEIQWVQEIYTLLFAALLLTWGRIADRVGRRRIMLIGVVLFVAASVLCALAESGGILILGRALQGLGGSMILPTTLALLNANFQGRDRGIAFAVWGSTIGGMAAIGPLLGGWLTENASWRWAFGINIPVGMLVVAGLLLFVAESSEAVTGAAQRLDLGGAALSILGFGALVFGLIEGRSYGWWNATEDAPFQVGSLSPVPVAFAVAVVALASFVLLERSRTNAGKGVILDLSLFRIPSFANGNVTALIVSFGEFGLILSLPLWFQNVLGYTAFEAGLALLPLAVGSFLASGGVASLARRYSPVVVVRMGLALEILSIAALALLIRPDSTAWLTSPILLFYGIGVGLATAQLTSVILAEVPLAKSGQGSATQSTARQTGSALGIAVLGTAFFTTLRTGTENQVADAVAGAPQLAGAVDSVNATSGGSITALAADPQTAFIADAARDAMTSGASLAGWIAAGALLIGFLTSLRIKPVIGPQAGEPAGVRATDDGGEARS, from the coding sequence ATGAGTTCCGCACAAAGTGGCAGCAGTACCGCACCGGGGGCCAGCCGCTACATCCGCTACCGCTGGTGGGGCCTGCTGGCCATTAGCCTCGGGGTAGCGATGATCATCATGGACGCCACCATCGTGTCCGTGTCTGTTCCCTCGATTGTCGGTGACCTGGGTATCTCCAGTACCGAGATCCAGTGGGTACAGGAGATTTACACCCTGCTCTTCGCCGCGCTGCTGCTGACCTGGGGCCGGATTGCAGACAGGGTGGGCCGGCGCCGGATCATGCTGATCGGCGTCGTGCTCTTTGTCGCCGCCTCGGTGCTGTGCGCGCTCGCCGAATCCGGCGGAATCCTGATCCTGGGCCGTGCACTGCAGGGCCTGGGCGGCTCAATGATCCTGCCCACCACCCTGGCGCTGCTGAACGCTAACTTCCAGGGCCGGGACCGCGGCATTGCCTTCGCAGTCTGGGGATCCACGATCGGCGGCATGGCAGCCATCGGCCCCCTGCTGGGCGGCTGGCTGACCGAGAATGCCAGCTGGCGCTGGGCCTTCGGCATCAACATTCCGGTGGGCATGCTGGTGGTTGCCGGGCTCCTGCTGTTCGTGGCGGAATCCTCAGAAGCCGTGACCGGCGCCGCCCAGCGCCTGGACCTCGGTGGCGCCGCGCTGTCCATCCTGGGCTTCGGCGCGCTGGTCTTCGGCCTGATCGAGGGCCGAAGCTACGGCTGGTGGAACGCCACTGAGGACGCACCCTTCCAGGTCGGGTCCCTCTCCCCCGTGCCGGTGGCCTTTGCAGTGGCCGTGGTGGCGCTGGCGAGCTTTGTGCTGCTTGAGCGGTCGCGCACGAACGCCGGCAAGGGCGTCATCCTGGACCTCTCGCTGTTCCGCATCCCGTCCTTCGCCAACGGCAACGTGACCGCCCTGATTGTGAGCTTCGGCGAATTCGGGCTGATCCTTTCGCTGCCGTTGTGGTTCCAGAATGTGCTGGGCTATACCGCCTTCGAAGCGGGACTGGCATTGCTTCCCCTGGCGGTTGGGTCCTTCCTGGCCTCCGGCGGCGTTGCGTCCCTGGCACGCAGGTACAGTCCCGTGGTGGTGGTGCGGATGGGCCTGGCCCTGGAAATCCTCAGCATCGCCGCGCTGGCCCTATTGATCCGTCCGGACAGCACCGCCTGGCTCACTTCCCCGATCCTGCTCTTCTACGGCATCGGCGTCGGCCTGGCCACCGCGCAGCTGACCTCGGTGATCCTGGCCGAAGTTCCGCTCGCCAAGAGCGGCCAGGGTTCCGCTACCCAGAGCACGGCCCGGCAGACAGGGTCAGCACTTGGCATCGCGGTACTGGGAACGGCGTTCTTCACCACGCTGCGCACCGGAACCGAGAACCAGGTTGCTGACGCGGTTGCCGGTGCCCCCCAGCTTGCCGGGGCCGTTGATTCGGTGAATGCCACCTCGGGCGGCAGCATCACGGCCCTGGCAGCAGATCCCCAGACCGCCTTCATTGCCGACGCCGCCCGGGATGCCATGACCAGCGGCGCATCCCTGGCCGGCTGGATCGCCGCCGGGGCACTGCTCATCGGTTTCCTGACCAGCCTGCGGATCAAGCCGGTCATCGGGCCGCAGGCCGGCGAGCCTGCCGGCGTCCGGGCAACGGATGACGGCGGAGAAGCCCGCTCCTAG
- a CDS encoding GAF domain-containing protein has protein sequence MQHTRSAVHGRKPRTAESLQQDAWLAHESLRTQGRVLDVLRPGVLESWQRSLSHLPDPDAAAPALVFDGDELAVYRASHPLASIMPVIQRLLVDPGKDSGLLVAVGDQLGRLLWVDGDPELLRRAEGMMFMPGTDWSENSIGTSAPGTALVTGHSVQIAGAEHFSPQVHPWSCTAVPVHDPDSGSVLGVVDITGKEEAVAVHTLALVEAAVAAATTQLRVERLQSQQRPQGRRNSTAREPRPGLYQDSLQILGTDAAVLCVDGTRLQLSLRHSELMTLLALHPRGLTAEELAVLAYPEEASVGSVRAEMLRLRKLLSRSASARIVPESRPYRLPADLVLDAGQVRACLSRGAHRLALNIYKGPVLPHSLAPGIVELRRRLGAELREAVLSEAGVETVLQYLKLDEAMDDAEAWRLALQLLPRRSPRRAAIVAGLQRIERDLA, from the coding sequence GTGCAGCACACTCGAAGTGCCGTGCACGGGCGGAAGCCCCGGACGGCGGAATCACTCCAGCAGGACGCCTGGCTGGCGCATGAAAGCCTGCGGACACAGGGCCGGGTGCTGGATGTGCTGCGGCCCGGGGTCCTGGAATCCTGGCAGCGGTCGCTGAGCCACCTGCCTGATCCGGATGCGGCGGCTCCTGCCCTGGTGTTCGACGGCGACGAACTGGCCGTCTACCGCGCCTCCCACCCGCTGGCATCGATCATGCCCGTCATCCAGCGCCTGCTCGTTGATCCGGGCAAGGACAGCGGGTTGCTGGTGGCGGTAGGGGACCAGCTGGGACGGCTGCTCTGGGTCGACGGTGATCCCGAGCTGCTGCGCCGGGCGGAAGGCATGATGTTCATGCCCGGAACCGACTGGTCCGAAAACTCGATCGGCACCAGTGCTCCCGGTACCGCCCTTGTGACCGGACACAGTGTGCAGATCGCGGGAGCCGAGCACTTCAGCCCGCAGGTGCATCCCTGGTCCTGCACCGCGGTTCCCGTCCACGACCCCGACTCCGGGAGCGTGCTGGGCGTGGTGGACATTACCGGCAAGGAAGAGGCTGTCGCCGTCCACACCCTCGCGCTGGTCGAAGCCGCCGTCGCTGCCGCCACAACCCAGCTGCGGGTCGAACGCCTGCAGAGCCAGCAGCGGCCCCAGGGGCGGCGGAACAGTACGGCCCGGGAGCCGCGGCCCGGCCTGTACCAGGACAGCCTGCAAATCCTCGGCACGGATGCCGCCGTGCTGTGCGTGGACGGGACCCGGCTGCAGCTGAGCCTGCGCCATTCGGAGCTGATGACCCTGCTGGCCCTGCATCCGCGCGGTCTTACCGCCGAGGAACTTGCGGTGCTTGCGTATCCGGAGGAAGCCTCGGTGGGCAGTGTCCGGGCCGAAATGCTGCGGCTGCGCAAGCTCCTTTCCCGTTCGGCATCGGCACGTATTGTGCCCGAGTCACGGCCGTACCGTCTGCCGGCGGACCTGGTGCTCGACGCCGGGCAGGTTCGCGCCTGCCTCTCGCGCGGCGCGCACCGACTGGCACTGAACATCTACAAGGGCCCAGTGCTGCCGCATTCCCTGGCTCCCGGCATCGTGGAACTGCGGCGGAGGCTGGGCGCCGAACTGCGCGAAGCGGTTCTGTCTGAAGCCGGGGTCGAGACTGTACTGCAGTACCTCAAGCTCGACGAAGCAATGGACGACGCCGAGGCGTGGCGCCTGGCGCTGCAGCTGCTGCCCCGGCGTTCCCCGCGACGGGCGGCGATCGTCGCGGGGCTGCAGCGGATCGAACGCGACCTGGCCTAG
- a CDS encoding FAD-dependent oxidoreductase → MSNSAPDSSKRPMRVAIIGAGPAGVYAADILTKADRDFEVSIDLFDQYPAPYGLIRYGVAPDHPRIKGIVNALEKVLDRGDIRFLGNVNYGRDLTLKDFRHFYDAIIFATGALKDAPLNIPGVDLEGSFGGADFVSWYDGNPDVPRDWPLDAKEIAVIGNGNVALDVARILSKHADDLLTTEIPSNVYEGLKKSPVTDVHVFGRRGPAQVKFTPLELRELSHSRDVDIVLYPEDFEFDEASDEQIRTNNQTKTMVNTLTNWLVEEQDTGASRRLHLHFLHSPVEIQEDPSAPGKVAGIKMERTELDGTGNARGTGEFVDYPVQAVYRAVGYFGSELPEVGYDSRRGVIPNEGGRVVDTSGEPVPGIYTTGWIKRGPVGLIGHTKGDALETIGYLLEDRRTLPAAEEPNPGAIISLLEERGVEYTTWEGWKRLDAYEKSLGASYVHGDPGIGELVRERVKVVDREEMTRISRGDAG, encoded by the coding sequence GTGTCTAACTCAGCTCCGGACAGCTCGAAGCGTCCCATGCGGGTCGCAATTATCGGTGCTGGTCCGGCCGGCGTTTACGCGGCAGACATCCTGACCAAAGCCGACCGCGACTTCGAAGTCAGCATCGACCTCTTCGACCAGTACCCGGCACCCTACGGCTTGATCCGCTACGGAGTGGCTCCGGACCACCCGCGTATCAAGGGCATCGTCAACGCCCTGGAAAAGGTCCTGGACCGCGGCGACATCCGCTTCCTCGGCAACGTGAACTACGGGCGCGACCTCACGCTCAAGGACTTCCGGCACTTCTACGACGCCATCATTTTCGCCACCGGGGCGCTCAAGGATGCGCCGCTGAATATCCCGGGCGTCGACCTCGAAGGTTCCTTCGGCGGTGCGGACTTCGTGTCCTGGTATGACGGCAACCCGGACGTGCCGCGTGACTGGCCGCTGGATGCCAAAGAGATCGCGGTGATCGGCAACGGCAATGTGGCCCTCGACGTCGCCCGGATCCTGTCCAAGCATGCCGATGACCTGCTGACCACCGAAATTCCGTCCAACGTCTACGAGGGCCTGAAGAAGTCGCCCGTCACCGACGTCCACGTCTTTGGCCGCCGCGGGCCGGCACAGGTGAAGTTCACGCCGCTGGAGCTGCGCGAACTCTCGCATTCCCGCGACGTGGACATCGTTCTCTACCCCGAGGACTTCGAGTTCGACGAAGCCTCGGATGAGCAGATCCGTACAAACAACCAGACCAAGACCATGGTCAACACCCTGACCAACTGGCTGGTCGAGGAACAGGACACCGGTGCCTCGCGCCGGCTGCACCTGCACTTCCTGCACTCGCCGGTGGAGATCCAGGAAGATCCGTCCGCTCCCGGCAAGGTTGCCGGCATCAAGATGGAACGCACCGAGCTCGACGGTACCGGCAACGCGCGCGGCACCGGGGAATTCGTGGACTACCCGGTCCAGGCCGTCTACCGGGCCGTGGGCTACTTCGGCTCCGAACTGCCTGAGGTTGGTTACGACTCCCGCCGCGGCGTGATCCCCAACGAAGGCGGCCGCGTGGTGGACACCAGCGGCGAACCGGTTCCCGGCATCTACACGACCGGCTGGATCAAGCGCGGACCGGTCGGCCTGATCGGCCACACCAAGGGCGACGCACTTGAGACCATCGGCTACCTGCTGGAGGACCGGCGTACCCTTCCCGCAGCCGAAGAGCCGAACCCCGGTGCCATCATCTCGCTGCTGGAAGAGCGCGGCGTCGAATACACCACCTGGGAAGGCTGGAAGCGGCTTGATGCTTACGAGAAATCCCTCGGAGCCAGCTACGTCCACGGCGATCCCGGCATCGGTGAGCTGGTCCGCGAACGCGTCAAGGTCGTGGACCGCGAGGAAATGACCCGGATCTCCCGCGGCGACGCCGGCTAG
- the rarD gene encoding EamA family transporter RarD has protein sequence MPHEPTAGASAADAPVSPPAAFADPPAAVRDGAGRRTPAPANDEKLSGSGLLFGIGAYGIWGFLPLYFLLLEPAGALEIVAARIVFSLVFCALLLSVMRSWHKVLAAGRDLRLLGTLSLAAVLIAVNWLVFAWAVLNGHAVEAALGYFINPLVSVLLGVFLLKEKLRPLQWAAIAVSFIAVLVLALGYGNVPWVSLALAFSFGFYGLVKKGVGGKVDAVSSLSIETAVLVPVAAAVLVIMSLNGSGTLLTFGPAHFWLLAGSGIATAVPLIFFGAAAGRLPLTTIGMLQYLAPILQFTMALLVFNEAMPPERWAGFGLVWLALAILSIDMLGSQRRSRLRRAAMA, from the coding sequence ATGCCCCATGAGCCGACAGCCGGCGCTTCTGCCGCCGATGCACCCGTATCTCCCCCCGCGGCTTTCGCGGACCCGCCTGCAGCAGTCCGGGACGGAGCAGGGCGCCGTACCCCGGCGCCGGCAAATGACGAGAAGCTCAGCGGATCGGGCCTGCTTTTTGGAATCGGTGCCTATGGCATCTGGGGATTCCTGCCGCTCTATTTCCTGCTCCTGGAGCCGGCCGGCGCTTTGGAGATTGTGGCGGCCCGGATCGTTTTCTCGCTCGTGTTCTGCGCCTTGCTGCTCTCGGTCATGCGGTCCTGGCACAAGGTCCTGGCAGCCGGCCGCGACCTTCGCCTGCTCGGCACGCTCAGCCTGGCGGCAGTTCTCATCGCGGTGAACTGGCTCGTTTTTGCCTGGGCAGTCTTGAACGGCCATGCCGTCGAGGCGGCACTTGGCTACTTCATCAACCCGCTGGTCTCCGTGCTCCTGGGCGTGTTCCTCCTCAAGGAGAAGCTGCGGCCGCTGCAGTGGGCCGCCATAGCCGTCAGTTTCATTGCTGTACTGGTCCTGGCCCTGGGCTACGGGAACGTTCCCTGGGTGTCCCTGGCCCTTGCCTTCAGTTTCGGATTCTACGGCCTGGTCAAAAAGGGAGTGGGAGGAAAAGTCGACGCCGTTTCCAGCCTCTCGATCGAGACTGCCGTCCTCGTGCCGGTTGCCGCCGCAGTACTGGTGATCATGTCCCTGAACGGGAGCGGAACCCTGCTGACCTTCGGACCCGCCCATTTCTGGCTGCTCGCAGGATCAGGGATCGCCACCGCCGTGCCGCTGATCTTCTTCGGCGCCGCCGCGGGCAGGCTCCCGCTGACTACGATCGGCATGCTGCAGTACCTGGCGCCCATCCTGCAGTTCACCATGGCCCTGCTGGTCTTCAACGAGGCCATGCCGCCGGAGCGCTGGGCCGGTTTTGGACTGGTCTGGCTGGCACTGGCGATACTCAGCATCGACATGCTGGGATCCCAGCGCCGGTCCCGGCTGCGCAGGGCGGCCATGGCCTAG
- a CDS encoding CAP domain-containing protein gives MRLRKLAGVFTALALAVGATAVSLPAASATAVDGQAAVRLHTLVNDYRAKHALKPLVWNNGIAAVAQDWTLRSAQTANRDGAGTFTHNPSFASQYPVGARHWSENIAWNMSVDQAFEWWVNSEPHRANMLRAADTDLGIGVVLLTSGPNKGVYLATVNFGQYEQPAPAPAAPEPEPAPTPAQTQPAEQMQTHKPAETPETPAQPATDAPETPAQKPVETPAQTPAQTPEPALTPEPAPAAGTEADPAPAAGTEADPAPAPSPVDDPAPEPAPAPEAVPEVAPTLPAPLPPAEPAPTAPTEAELPAPAPAEPAVTAPVPEAPAEPSASPDPDPAETPSPAPAGARTELQTSDPALLVPGTRGSFAAQATGSQLRLTGLTPGEQYQVFLHSTPIKAGILSVNADGTLPVQIPASLEAGEHRVALYTLEGTLAGWQSFSVQPVVTVLGAPAPAATAAPAALAATGVAPGQALTAAAGAFMVLGGAAALLLLRRRHPTEAG, from the coding sequence ATGCGATTGAGGAAACTCGCGGGCGTTTTTACTGCGCTCGCACTGGCGGTGGGGGCGACCGCCGTTTCACTGCCGGCGGCGTCCGCCACGGCAGTAGACGGCCAGGCGGCCGTCCGGCTCCACACCCTGGTCAACGATTACCGCGCAAAGCACGCGCTGAAGCCCCTGGTGTGGAACAACGGAATCGCGGCCGTGGCGCAGGACTGGACGCTGAGGTCTGCGCAGACAGCCAATAGGGACGGGGCGGGTACCTTCACCCACAATCCGTCCTTCGCCTCCCAGTATCCGGTCGGCGCCAGGCACTGGTCAGAGAACATCGCCTGGAACATGAGCGTGGACCAGGCCTTTGAGTGGTGGGTCAACTCCGAGCCCCACCGTGCAAACATGCTCCGGGCCGCGGACACCGACTTGGGTATTGGAGTTGTCCTGCTCACCTCCGGGCCGAACAAGGGCGTCTACCTGGCGACCGTCAACTTCGGCCAGTACGAGCAGCCCGCGCCCGCCCCTGCGGCGCCGGAACCTGAACCGGCACCGACACCGGCTCAAACGCAGCCTGCCGAGCAGATGCAGACGCACAAACCGGCCGAAACGCCGGAGACGCCTGCGCAGCCAGCGACCGATGCGCCCGAAACGCCGGCCCAGAAGCCGGTCGAAACGCCTGCGCAAACGCCGGCACAGACGCCGGAGCCGGCACTGACGCCCGAACCGGCACCGGCTGCCGGGACTGAGGCGGACCCGGCTCCGGCTGCCGGGACTGAGGCGGACCCGGCTCCGGCACCCTCTCCCGTTGACGACCCGGCGCCAGAACCGGCACCGGCACCGGAAGCCGTCCCGGAGGTCGCTCCAACCCTCCCCGCACCGTTGCCGCCGGCTGAGCCTGCGCCCACCGCGCCGACGGAGGCGGAACTGCCGGCACCGGCACCGGCTGAACCAGCGGTCACCGCACCCGTGCCGGAAGCGCCCGCGGAACCGTCCGCTTCCCCGGATCCGGATCCCGCCGAAACGCCTTCTCCGGCACCGGCGGGGGCACGGACCGAACTGCAAACCAGCGATCCGGCACTGTTGGTACCCGGGACCCGCGGCAGCTTTGCCGCCCAGGCGACCGGAAGCCAACTGCGCCTGACGGGCCTCACACCCGGCGAGCAGTACCAGGTATTCCTGCACTCCACGCCCATTAAGGCCGGCATCCTGAGCGTCAACGCGGACGGGACGCTCCCGGTTCAGATCCCGGCCAGCCTGGAGGCGGGAGAGCACCGCGTGGCGTTGTACACCCTGGAGGGAACACTCGCCGGATGGCAGTCCTTCTCCGTGCAGCCGGTTGTGACGGTGCTGGGTGCACCGGCACCGGCCGCCACGGCCGCGCCGGCGGCGCTGGCTGCCACCGGTGTCGCGCCGGGGCAGGCCCTGACCGCTGCTGCAGGTGCCTTCATGGTGCTCGGGGGAGCGGCCGCGCTCCTGCTGCTCCGCCGCAGGCACCCCACTGAGGCGGGTTAG
- a CDS encoding APC family permease → MSTRPRKSAAGAQGTGLSSKGLKGGQVGLLGAVVIGISCIAPAYTLTSGLGPTVAEVGVQLPAIFLVGFIPMILVAIGYRQLNTAMPDSGTSFTWATRAFGPWVGWMGGWGLIAATIIVLSNLAAVAVDFFYLMLAQVTGNDALADLTRNLPVNIATTLAFIALACWISYRGVETTKTVQYVLVGFQLVVLTWFSVAAFIHVAQGTAFDPLQISADWFNPFAVESFSAFAAGVSLSIFVYWGWDVTLTMNEETRNPDRTPGRAATATVFVIVLIYMMIALAVISYAGVGDGELGAGNPENQESIFAVLAGPVMGPFAILMSLSILSSSAASLQSTFVSPARTLLAMGHYRALPGRFGRISPAYKSPGYATVAAAVAAAGFYVITRLLSENALWDTITALGLMICFYYGITALACVWYFRREAFTSVRSFLLKILAPGLGGVILFVMFAKTAVDSMDPDYGSGSSLGGVGLVFVLGMGVIGLGAVLMLVMYRRNPGFFQGETLRVGHSGTAAEQAPEEAGAANV, encoded by the coding sequence ATGAGCACAAGGCCCCGTAAATCCGCAGCCGGTGCCCAGGGCACCGGCCTGAGCAGCAAGGGACTCAAAGGCGGGCAGGTGGGCCTCCTGGGCGCCGTCGTCATTGGCATCTCCTGCATCGCCCCGGCCTACACACTCACCTCAGGGCTGGGCCCGACGGTCGCAGAAGTTGGAGTCCAGCTCCCGGCGATCTTCCTGGTGGGCTTCATTCCGATGATCCTCGTGGCCATCGGCTACCGGCAACTGAACACGGCCATGCCGGATTCCGGCACCTCCTTCACCTGGGCAACACGTGCCTTCGGGCCGTGGGTGGGCTGGATGGGCGGGTGGGGGCTGATTGCGGCGACTATCATCGTGCTCTCCAACCTTGCTGCGGTGGCAGTCGACTTTTTCTACCTCATGCTCGCGCAGGTAACGGGCAACGATGCGCTGGCAGACCTGACCCGGAACCTTCCGGTGAACATTGCTACCACCCTGGCCTTCATTGCCCTGGCCTGCTGGATTTCCTACCGCGGCGTTGAGACCACCAAGACCGTGCAGTATGTCCTGGTGGGTTTCCAGCTGGTGGTGCTCACATGGTTCTCGGTGGCTGCGTTTATCCACGTGGCACAGGGCACGGCGTTCGATCCGCTGCAGATCAGCGCAGACTGGTTCAATCCGTTCGCGGTTGAGTCCTTCTCCGCCTTTGCTGCCGGAGTCTCGCTGTCGATCTTCGTGTACTGGGGCTGGGACGTCACCCTGACCATGAATGAGGAGACCCGTAATCCGGACCGGACGCCGGGCCGTGCCGCCACTGCCACAGTCTTCGTGATCGTGCTGATCTACATGATGATCGCCCTGGCGGTGATCTCCTATGCAGGTGTAGGAGACGGAGAGCTCGGAGCAGGCAACCCGGAGAACCAGGAGAGCATCTTTGCGGTCCTGGCCGGCCCTGTCATGGGTCCGTTCGCGATCCTTATGTCACTGTCCATCCTGAGCAGTTCGGCGGCGTCCCTGCAGTCGACCTTCGTTTCGCCGGCGCGGACCCTGCTGGCCATGGGGCACTACCGTGCCCTGCCCGGCCGTTTTGGCAGGATCAGCCCGGCCTACAAATCCCCCGGTTACGCCACGGTCGCGGCAGCCGTGGCTGCAGCAGGCTTCTACGTCATCACCAGGCTCCTGTCTGAGAATGCACTGTGGGACACCATCACCGCCCTGGGCCTGATGATCTGCTTCTACTACGGCATCACCGCCTTGGCATGTGTCTGGTACTTCCGCCGGGAAGCCTTCACCTCCGTCCGCAGCTTCCTGCTGAAGATCCTTGCCCCGGGGCTGGGCGGCGTGATCCTGTTCGTGATGTTCGCCAAGACAGCCGTGGACTCCATGGATCCTGACTACGGTTCCGGATCTTCCCTGGGCGGCGTTGGCCTGGTCTTCGTCCTGGGAATGGGCGTGATCGGACTTGGTGCCGTCCTGATGCTGGTGATGTACCGCCGGAACCCCGGATTCTTCCAGGGCGAGACGCTCCGCGTCGGCCACTCCGGCACTGCCGCTGAGCAGGCTCCGGAAGAAGCAGGCGCGGCCAACGTCTAG